The following coding sequences are from one Triticum dicoccoides isolate Atlit2015 ecotype Zavitan chromosome 4A, WEW_v2.0, whole genome shotgun sequence window:
- the LOC119285612 gene encoding protein ENHANCED DISEASE RESISTANCE 4-like, with protein MASANTGGFRLVRCPKCLNILPEPANVSVYQCGGCNTTLRAKIRVSDAQNVATKQVRQDSGDYSVVPSVSNGVSTKQVRQDSGNYSVVTSVSNGVSPQSNELGSIGAAADDSITLGAPSTEIEQEGNDIGSSEKGDIMSDEENVMDVANTESSKDDSSDGQDTNGEVEDLAALVQPSGNGTHIVDSDKEENDTVEQSAGNIEACEINEDGNMESRLNTSEQNIPLSEERELASNLPESEESGARKTEPAASKRSKLVRVHSQSCDLREVPGVSVDSLAFHSSRTSFQSKSFRASEPLQSKIMKTVDELKGDLSEIFNEPSDCKPRAHRPHPLKQDGYSQPLTAYHPAVKHSGYASRLSRSGQVAPHGHGPPLPRYGRRSAYSYIRSGQLEMRPCPHQCHHSCRPPCCSSWKQEPAPQKPPAMETKRRPASRNLCRPVLRGAPFVLCSNCLRLVQLPTDFAIPSRGTRRLQCGSCAQVLSYSYRDPNRKKLESPFGGDESSTDDSEIHQVGDDHNTGVHQAEPYSYSYSEEYGISAGVSYSTEDERPLHVSRNSSFNTIDERSGKESKLHRLMGYSSASELMRHSPDLYESFSRRTPNARTYDVKGKGVCMTDGSDAKHGAVKGSKAKERRMGLPFQGMFKKGIHGLESLKLGS; from the coding sequence ACAAGACTCTGGGGATTACTCTGTTGTTCCCTCTGTGAGCAATGGGGTGTCGACAAAACAAGTTCGGCAAGACTCTGGTAATTACTCTGTTGTTACCTCTGTGAGCAATGGGGTGTCTCCCCAAAGCAACGAACTGGGTTCCATTGGTGCAGCTGCGGATGATTCCATAACTCTTGGTGCTCCAAGCACCGAGATCGAGCAAGAGGGCAATGACATCGGAAGCAGCGAGAAGGGTGATATTATGTCAGATGAGGAGAATGTTATGGACGTTGCAAATACTGAAAGCAGCAAAGACGACAGTTCTGATGGCCAGGACACCAATGGAGAAGTAGAAGATCTTGCTGCCCTTGTACAACCCAGTGGGAATGGCACACATATAGTGGATTCTGACAAAGAAGAGAACGACACGGTGGAGCAAAGTGCAGGGAATATAGAGGCTTGCGAGATAAACGAAGATGGTAATATGGAAAGCAGACTGAATACCTCAGAACAGAACATACCGTTATCCGAGGAAAGAGAATTAGCTAGCAATTTGCCAGAATCTGAGGAGAGTGGAGCACGCAAAACTGAACCCGCGGCAAGCAAGAGAAGCAAACTCGTAAGGGTGCATTCTCAGTCTTGTGATCTCCGAGAAGTGCCTGGAGTATCAGTTGACTCCCTTGCTTTCCACTCTTCCCGGACTTCATTCCAGTCAAAAAGCTTCAGGGCAAGCGAACCCCTTCAATCGAAGATTATGAAGACGGTGGATGAATTGAAAGGTGACCTTTCTGAAATCTTCAATGAACCTTCAGATTGCAAGCCAAGGGCACACCGTCCACATCCGCTGAAACAAGATGGTTACAGCCAACCTCTTACAGCTTATCATCCTGCCGTCAAGCATTCTGGCTATGCATCTCGCCTGAGCAGGTCTGGCCAAGTTGCTCCCCATGGCCATGGACCGCCCTTACCGCGGTATGGCCGGCGCAGCGCCTACTCATACATTCGCAGTGGGCAACTGGAAATGAGACCTTGCCCTCACCAATGCCACCACAGCTGCCGCCCACCTTGTTGCAGCTCCTGGAAACAAGAACCTGCACCGCAGAAGCCACCAGCTATGGAGACAAAGCGGCGGCCTGCCTCGAGAAATCTCTGCCGGCCAGTCCTACGGGGCGCGCCGTTCGTCCTTTGCTCGAACTGTCTGAGGCTCGTCCAGCTGCCCACCGATTTTGCCATTCCGAGCAGAGGAACACGCAGGCTGCAGTGTGGCTCCTGCGCGCAAGTTCTCTCCTACTCGTACAGAGACCCCAACAGAAAGAAACTTGAGTCACCATTTGGGGGCGATGAGTCCAGCACAGATGACTCGGAAATTCACCAGGTAGGCGATGACCATAACACTGGTGTCCATCAAGCTGAACCATACTCGTACTCGTACTCGGAAGAATACGGCATCTCGGCTGGTGTGAGCTATTCTACCGAGGACGAACGGCCCCTGCATGTGTCAAGGAACTCATCTTTCAACACCATTGATGAAAGAAGTGGCAAGGAGTCTAAGCTTCATCGGTTGATGGGGTACTCTTCAGCGAGTGAGCTGATGCGGCATTCTCCTGATCTGTATGAGAGTTTCAGCAGACGAACGCCTAATGCAAGAACATATGACGTGAAGGGGAAAGGCGTTTGCATGACTGACGGTTCAGATGCTAAACATGGTGCGGTGAAGGGATCAAAAGCAAAAGAGAGAAGAATGGGCTTGCCATTCCAAGGGATGTTCAAGAAAGGGATTCATGGACTGGAATCTCTCAAGCTCGGGTCATAG